In Balaenoptera musculus isolate JJ_BM4_2016_0621 chromosome 19, mBalMus1.pri.v3, whole genome shotgun sequence, one genomic interval encodes:
- the SNRPD2 gene encoding small nuclear ribonucleoprotein Sm D2 — translation MSLLNKPKSEMTPEELQKREEEEFNTGPLSVLTQSVKNNTQVLINCRNNKKLLGRVKAFDRHCNMVLENVKEMWTEVPKSGKGKKKSKPVNKDRYISKMFLRGDSVIVVLRNPLIAGK, via the exons AT GAGCCTCCTCAACAAGCCCAAGAGTGAGATGACCCCGGAGGAGCTGCAgaagcgggaggaggaggagtttaACACAGGGCCACTCTCCGTGCTCACCCAGTCGGTCAAGAACAACACCCAAGTGCTCATCAACTGCCGCAACAACAAGAAGCTCCTGGGCCGTGTGAAGGCCTTCGACAG GCACTGCAACATGGTGCTGGAGAACGTGAAGGAGATGTGGACCGAAGTCCCCAAGAGCGGCAAGGGCAAGAAGAAGTCCAAGCCAGTCAACAAGGACCGCTACATCTCAAAAATGTTCCTGCGCGGGGACTCGGTCATTGTGGTCCTGCGGAACCCGCTCATTGCCGGCAAGTAG
- the GIPR gene encoding gastric inhibitory polypeptide receptor isoform X1, whose product MPNCPPWWPLLLLSLWEPLLRRAEAGSEGQTAGELYQRWERYRRECQETLEAAAPPAGLACNGSFDMYVCWDHTAPNATARASCPWYLPWNRHVAAGFVLRHCGSDGQWGPWRDHSQCENPEKNGVFQDQRLSLERLQVVYTVGYSLSLATLLLALLILSFFRRLRCTRNYIHINLFTSFMLRAAAILTRDRLLPPPGAHPGDQAPILWDQALAACRTAQILTQYCVGANYTWLLVEGIYLHSLLVLVGGSEEGHFRCYMLLGWGAPALFVIPWVIVRYLYENTQCWERNDIKGIWWIIRTPILLTILINFLIFIRILGILASKLRTQQMRCPDYRLRLARSTLTLVPLLGVHEVVFAPVTEEQARGALRLAKLSFEIFLSSFQGFLVSVLYCFINKEVGRAPDRRPRPLPAAQGMARPAPPLSAVPLQVQSEIRRGWHRCRLRHRLGEEPCQPPERAFRTLPSGSGPGQVAAGRALCSRTLPGPGGEASHVLESYC is encoded by the exons ATGCCGAACTGTCCGCCCTGGTGGCCGCTACTGCTGCTCTCGCTGTGGGAGCCGCTGCTCCGGAGGGCGGAG GCAGGCTCTGAGGGGCAGACGGCGGGAGAGCTGTACCAGCGTTGGGAACGGTACCGCAGGGAGTGCCAGGAGACACTGGAGGCCGCGGCGCCCCCAGCAG GCCTCGCCTGTAACGGGTCCTTTGATATGTACGTCTGCTGGGACCACACTGCACCCAATGCCACTGCCCGTGCGTCCTGCCCCTGGTACCTGCCCTGGAACCGCCACG TGGCTGCAGGCTTTGTCCTCCGCCATTGTGGCAGTGATGGTCAATGGGGACCTTGGAGAGACCATTCTCAGTGTGAGAACCCAGAGAAGAATGGGGTTTTTCAG gaccaAAGGCTGAGCTTGGAGCGGCTGCAGGTTGTGTACACCGTGGGCTACTCCCTGTCCCTTGCCACACTGCTGCTCGCCTTGCTCATCTTGAGTTTCTTCAG GCGGCTGCGCTGCACTCGCAACTACATCCACATCAACCTGTTCACGTCTTTCATGCTGCGGGCAGCAGCCATCCTCACCCGAGACCGTCTGCTTCCTCCGCCCGGCGCCCACCCTGGGGATCAGGCTCCTATCCTGTGGGACCAG GCCCTAGCTGCCTGTCGCACGGCCCAGATCTTGACCCAGTACTGCGTGGGTGCCAACTACACGTGGCTGCTGGTGGAGGGCATCTACCTGCACAGCCTCCTGGTGCTTGTGGGAGGCTCCGAGGAGGGCCACTTCCGCTGCTACATGCTCCTCGGCTGGG GGGCCCCCGCGCTTTTCGTCATTCCTTGGGTGATCGTCAGGTACCTGTACGAGAACACGCA gtgcTGGGAGCGGAACGATATCAAGGGCATTTGGTGGATCATAAGGACCCCTATCCTGCTAACCATCTTG attaattttctcatctttatccGCATCCTTGGCATCCTCGCGTCAAAGCTGAGGACGCAACAGATGCGCTGCCCGGACTACCGACTGAG GCTGGCTCGCTCCACGCTGACGCTGGTGCCCCTGCTGGGCGTCCACGAGGTGGTGTTTGCTCCCGTGACTGAGGAACAGGCCCGGGGTGCCCTGCGCTTGGCCAAGCTCAGCTTTGAGATCTTCCTCAGTTCTTTCCAG GGCTTTCTGGTCAGCGTCCTCTACTGCTTCATCAACAAGGAGGTAGGGAGAGCTCCGGACCGCCGCCCGCGCCCTCTGCCGGCCGCGCAGGGAATGGCGCGCCCCGCGCCGCCTCTGAGCGCTGTTCCGTTGCAGGTGCAGTCGGAGATCCGGCGGGGCTGGCACCGCTGCCGCCTGCGCCACAGACTCGGCGAAGAGCCGTGCCAACCCCCCGAGCGCGCCTTCCGGACCCTGCCCTCGGGTTCCGGCCCCGGCCAGGTCGCCGCCGGCCGCGCTCTGTGCTCGAGGACACTCCCAGGTCCTGGGGGTGAGGCCAGCCATGTCTTAGAAAGTTACTGCTAG
- the GIPR gene encoding gastric inhibitory polypeptide receptor isoform X3 has protein sequence MPCLPHDAELSALVAATAALAVGAAAPEGGGSEGQTAGELYQRWERYRRECQETLEAAAPPAGLACNGSFDMYVCWDHTAPNATARASCPWYLPWNRHVAAGFVLRHCGSDGQWGPWRDHSQCENPEKNGVFQDQRLSLERLQVVYTVGYSLSLATLLLALLILSFFRRLRCTRNYIHINLFTSFMLRAAAILTRDRLLPPPGAHPGDQAPILWDQALAACRTAQILTQYCVGANYTWLLVEGIYLHSLLVLVGGSEEGHFRCYMLLGWGAPALFVIPWVIVRYLYENTQCWERNDIKGIWWIIRTPILLTILINFLIFIRILGILASKLRTQQMRCPDYRLRLARSTLTLVPLLGVHEVVFAPVTEEQARGALRLAKLSFEIFLSSFQGFLVSVLYCFINKEVQSEIRRGWHRCRLRHRLGEEPCQPPERAFRTLPSGSGPGQVAAGRALCSRTLPGPGGEASHVLESYC, from the exons ATGCCCTGCCTCCCACACGATGCCGAACTGTCCGCCCTGGTGGCCGCTACTGCTGCTCTCGCTGTGGGAGCCGCTGCTCCGGAGGGCGGAG GCTCTGAGGGGCAGACGGCGGGAGAGCTGTACCAGCGTTGGGAACGGTACCGCAGGGAGTGCCAGGAGACACTGGAGGCCGCGGCGCCCCCAGCAG GCCTCGCCTGTAACGGGTCCTTTGATATGTACGTCTGCTGGGACCACACTGCACCCAATGCCACTGCCCGTGCGTCCTGCCCCTGGTACCTGCCCTGGAACCGCCACG TGGCTGCAGGCTTTGTCCTCCGCCATTGTGGCAGTGATGGTCAATGGGGACCTTGGAGAGACCATTCTCAGTGTGAGAACCCAGAGAAGAATGGGGTTTTTCAG gaccaAAGGCTGAGCTTGGAGCGGCTGCAGGTTGTGTACACCGTGGGCTACTCCCTGTCCCTTGCCACACTGCTGCTCGCCTTGCTCATCTTGAGTTTCTTCAG GCGGCTGCGCTGCACTCGCAACTACATCCACATCAACCTGTTCACGTCTTTCATGCTGCGGGCAGCAGCCATCCTCACCCGAGACCGTCTGCTTCCTCCGCCCGGCGCCCACCCTGGGGATCAGGCTCCTATCCTGTGGGACCAG GCCCTAGCTGCCTGTCGCACGGCCCAGATCTTGACCCAGTACTGCGTGGGTGCCAACTACACGTGGCTGCTGGTGGAGGGCATCTACCTGCACAGCCTCCTGGTGCTTGTGGGAGGCTCCGAGGAGGGCCACTTCCGCTGCTACATGCTCCTCGGCTGGG GGGCCCCCGCGCTTTTCGTCATTCCTTGGGTGATCGTCAGGTACCTGTACGAGAACACGCA gtgcTGGGAGCGGAACGATATCAAGGGCATTTGGTGGATCATAAGGACCCCTATCCTGCTAACCATCTTG attaattttctcatctttatccGCATCCTTGGCATCCTCGCGTCAAAGCTGAGGACGCAACAGATGCGCTGCCCGGACTACCGACTGAG GCTGGCTCGCTCCACGCTGACGCTGGTGCCCCTGCTGGGCGTCCACGAGGTGGTGTTTGCTCCCGTGACTGAGGAACAGGCCCGGGGTGCCCTGCGCTTGGCCAAGCTCAGCTTTGAGATCTTCCTCAGTTCTTTCCAG GGCTTTCTGGTCAGCGTCCTCTACTGCTTCATCAACAAGGAG GTGCAGTCGGAGATCCGGCGGGGCTGGCACCGCTGCCGCCTGCGCCACAGACTCGGCGAAGAGCCGTGCCAACCCCCCGAGCGCGCCTTCCGGACCCTGCCCTCGGGTTCCGGCCCCGGCCAGGTCGCCGCCGGCCGCGCTCTGTGCTCGAGGACACTCCCAGGTCCTGGGGGTGAGGCCAGCCATGTCTTAGAAAGTTACTGCTAG
- the GIPR gene encoding gastric inhibitory polypeptide receptor isoform X2: protein MPCLPHDAELSALVAATAALAVGAAAPEGGGSEGQTAGELYQRWERYRRECQETLEAAAPPAGLACNGSFDMYVCWDHTAPNATARASCPWYLPWNRHVAAGFVLRHCGSDGQWGPWRDHSQCENPEKNGVFQDQRLSLERLQVVYTVGYSLSLATLLLALLILSFFRRLRCTRNYIHINLFTSFMLRAAAILTRDRLLPPPGAHPGDQAPILWDQYLTHPWTFAPMREPLLEALAACRTAQILTQYCVGANYTWLLVEGIYLHSLLVLVGGSEEGHFRCYMLLGWGAPALFVIPWVIVRYLYENTQCWERNDIKGIWWIIRTPILLTILINFLIFIRILGILASKLRTQQMRCPDYRLRLARSTLTLVPLLGVHEVVFAPVTEEQARGALRLAKLSFEIFLSSFQGFLVSVLYCFINKEVQSEIRRGWHRCRLRHRLGEEPCQPPERAFRTLPSGSGPGQVAAGRALCSRTLPGPGGEASHVLESYC, encoded by the exons ATGCCCTGCCTCCCACACGATGCCGAACTGTCCGCCCTGGTGGCCGCTACTGCTGCTCTCGCTGTGGGAGCCGCTGCTCCGGAGGGCGGAG GCTCTGAGGGGCAGACGGCGGGAGAGCTGTACCAGCGTTGGGAACGGTACCGCAGGGAGTGCCAGGAGACACTGGAGGCCGCGGCGCCCCCAGCAG GCCTCGCCTGTAACGGGTCCTTTGATATGTACGTCTGCTGGGACCACACTGCACCCAATGCCACTGCCCGTGCGTCCTGCCCCTGGTACCTGCCCTGGAACCGCCACG TGGCTGCAGGCTTTGTCCTCCGCCATTGTGGCAGTGATGGTCAATGGGGACCTTGGAGAGACCATTCTCAGTGTGAGAACCCAGAGAAGAATGGGGTTTTTCAG gaccaAAGGCTGAGCTTGGAGCGGCTGCAGGTTGTGTACACCGTGGGCTACTCCCTGTCCCTTGCCACACTGCTGCTCGCCTTGCTCATCTTGAGTTTCTTCAG GCGGCTGCGCTGCACTCGCAACTACATCCACATCAACCTGTTCACGTCTTTCATGCTGCGGGCAGCAGCCATCCTCACCCGAGACCGTCTGCTTCCTCCGCCCGGCGCCCACCCTGGGGATCAGGCTCCTATCCTGTGGGACCAG TATCTCACCCATCCTTGGACTTTCGCACCGATGAGAGAACCCCTGCTAGAG GCCCTAGCTGCCTGTCGCACGGCCCAGATCTTGACCCAGTACTGCGTGGGTGCCAACTACACGTGGCTGCTGGTGGAGGGCATCTACCTGCACAGCCTCCTGGTGCTTGTGGGAGGCTCCGAGGAGGGCCACTTCCGCTGCTACATGCTCCTCGGCTGGG GGGCCCCCGCGCTTTTCGTCATTCCTTGGGTGATCGTCAGGTACCTGTACGAGAACACGCA gtgcTGGGAGCGGAACGATATCAAGGGCATTTGGTGGATCATAAGGACCCCTATCCTGCTAACCATCTTG attaattttctcatctttatccGCATCCTTGGCATCCTCGCGTCAAAGCTGAGGACGCAACAGATGCGCTGCCCGGACTACCGACTGAG GCTGGCTCGCTCCACGCTGACGCTGGTGCCCCTGCTGGGCGTCCACGAGGTGGTGTTTGCTCCCGTGACTGAGGAACAGGCCCGGGGTGCCCTGCGCTTGGCCAAGCTCAGCTTTGAGATCTTCCTCAGTTCTTTCCAG GGCTTTCTGGTCAGCGTCCTCTACTGCTTCATCAACAAGGAG GTGCAGTCGGAGATCCGGCGGGGCTGGCACCGCTGCCGCCTGCGCCACAGACTCGGCGAAGAGCCGTGCCAACCCCCCGAGCGCGCCTTCCGGACCCTGCCCTCGGGTTCCGGCCCCGGCCAGGTCGCCGCCGGCCGCGCTCTGTGCTCGAGGACACTCCCAGGTCCTGGGGGTGAGGCCAGCCATGTCTTAGAAAGTTACTGCTAG
- the GIPR gene encoding gastric inhibitory polypeptide receptor isoform X4: MPNCPPWWPLLLLSLWEPLLRRAEAGSEGQTAGELYQRWERYRRECQETLEAAAPPAGLACNGSFDMYVCWDHTAPNATARASCPWYLPWNRHVAAGFVLRHCGSDGQWGPWRDHSQCENPEKNGVFQDQRLSLERLQVVYTVGYSLSLATLLLALLILSFFRRLRCTRNYIHINLFTSFMLRAAAILTRDRLLPPPGAHPGDQAPILWDQALAACRTAQILTQYCVGANYTWLLVEGIYLHSLLVLVGGSEEGHFRCYMLLGWGAPALFVIPWVIVRYLYENTQCWERNDIKGIWWIIRTPILLTILINFLIFIRILGILASKLRTQQMRCPDYRLRLARSTLTLVPLLGVHEVVFAPVTEEQARGALRLAKLSFEIFLSSFQGFLVSVLYCFINKEVQSEIRRGWHRCRLRHRLGEEPCQPPERAFRTLPSGSGPGQVAAGRALCSRTLPGPGGEASHVLESYC, from the exons ATGCCGAACTGTCCGCCCTGGTGGCCGCTACTGCTGCTCTCGCTGTGGGAGCCGCTGCTCCGGAGGGCGGAG GCAGGCTCTGAGGGGCAGACGGCGGGAGAGCTGTACCAGCGTTGGGAACGGTACCGCAGGGAGTGCCAGGAGACACTGGAGGCCGCGGCGCCCCCAGCAG GCCTCGCCTGTAACGGGTCCTTTGATATGTACGTCTGCTGGGACCACACTGCACCCAATGCCACTGCCCGTGCGTCCTGCCCCTGGTACCTGCCCTGGAACCGCCACG TGGCTGCAGGCTTTGTCCTCCGCCATTGTGGCAGTGATGGTCAATGGGGACCTTGGAGAGACCATTCTCAGTGTGAGAACCCAGAGAAGAATGGGGTTTTTCAG gaccaAAGGCTGAGCTTGGAGCGGCTGCAGGTTGTGTACACCGTGGGCTACTCCCTGTCCCTTGCCACACTGCTGCTCGCCTTGCTCATCTTGAGTTTCTTCAG GCGGCTGCGCTGCACTCGCAACTACATCCACATCAACCTGTTCACGTCTTTCATGCTGCGGGCAGCAGCCATCCTCACCCGAGACCGTCTGCTTCCTCCGCCCGGCGCCCACCCTGGGGATCAGGCTCCTATCCTGTGGGACCAG GCCCTAGCTGCCTGTCGCACGGCCCAGATCTTGACCCAGTACTGCGTGGGTGCCAACTACACGTGGCTGCTGGTGGAGGGCATCTACCTGCACAGCCTCCTGGTGCTTGTGGGAGGCTCCGAGGAGGGCCACTTCCGCTGCTACATGCTCCTCGGCTGGG GGGCCCCCGCGCTTTTCGTCATTCCTTGGGTGATCGTCAGGTACCTGTACGAGAACACGCA gtgcTGGGAGCGGAACGATATCAAGGGCATTTGGTGGATCATAAGGACCCCTATCCTGCTAACCATCTTG attaattttctcatctttatccGCATCCTTGGCATCCTCGCGTCAAAGCTGAGGACGCAACAGATGCGCTGCCCGGACTACCGACTGAG GCTGGCTCGCTCCACGCTGACGCTGGTGCCCCTGCTGGGCGTCCACGAGGTGGTGTTTGCTCCCGTGACTGAGGAACAGGCCCGGGGTGCCCTGCGCTTGGCCAAGCTCAGCTTTGAGATCTTCCTCAGTTCTTTCCAG GGCTTTCTGGTCAGCGTCCTCTACTGCTTCATCAACAAGGAG GTGCAGTCGGAGATCCGGCGGGGCTGGCACCGCTGCCGCCTGCGCCACAGACTCGGCGAAGAGCCGTGCCAACCCCCCGAGCGCGCCTTCCGGACCCTGCCCTCGGGTTCCGGCCCCGGCCAGGTCGCCGCCGGCCGCGCTCTGTGCTCGAGGACACTCCCAGGTCCTGGGGGTGAGGCCAGCCATGTCTTAGAAAGTTACTGCTAG